The genomic region GGAGCAGAAACAAAAGGCTCACGCTTTGGGCATTGAATGCTTGAAGGAAACCGGTGCTTCCGAAGAGGCGATTCGTGCTCACATCAAAGGCGATGACAGCCAAGTCGATGGCAAAGTCAAATGCTTCATCAAGTGCATGCTGGGTAAATTTGGCTATGTAGAGAATGGTGAGGTCAATGAGGAAAACTTACAGAACTTTTTGGGCAAATTGATCGGCGAGGAGAAGGCTAAGGCTGCTCAAGCTAAGTGCAATGGTTTAAAGGGCACCGACGAATGTGACACCGCCTACCAAATTCGCCAATGTTATTCAGCTGATTACAACGGCTTCGCTTTTTAAATACATAgcatagattattattatttaaaaaaaaaataaactaacttTAATGAGACACTTTTATAACTTGCAAATAAAATTCACGTACCCTTCAGGCGTTTAAAGGTTAAACTTGagcttttttgcaaaatcaaaatatgGTTTATGGGTGTGCTCTTTTAAGAATGAGATTTATGAATCGccttaaaactttaaatctcTTCAGTAAAATCATTTGTATGTAACATCTAaggaaaacacaaaaatttgaataaaaaaaagaatcgaATCACTTCACTTGTGAGGtaacacaataattttttttttgtttggaaggTATATTCATATCTCATCTAATATATCCAATATCATCCATATCTATCCAACTATAAAACGATTTTATAAATTACTCTTAATGGAAAAAGCCTGATACTTTGAATTCGAAACATATCGAAATTACAAACTAAGAAGTAAaaaagggttaagttcgggtgcaaccgaacattccATACTATTGCAACTTGAAAGAAACAAAACCAGGGAAAaaactttaaggtgtaaaagcAATCATATAAAGGGAAGCCagcggatgttcgaaaatcttgaaattagttatatgggggtgAGTTaagttttcgctaaaatttatctaatttaggcacaaagatacactgctatgagtaaaacacgctctcatATTCACTTTggaataactcacatattggccgatacatacgtatgtagtaTGCAGTACAATGTCACCCGACagctcgaaaatttttatattaattaaatgggGGCTAGAGAAGTATtagtccgattcaacccatttttgacatacagacataccattatgcGAGAAAGGTTAtaccttaatttcagttatatatgtatatcacgcATTGCTCGacattttcgaacaaaagtcgaatataggtaccggggtctaaatattttgtcaatagatgtcgtggCAGTCGTATATcaccagtgctaccaatcacattgtatcataccatatTGTGCTGGAAACGTGAgactttaagcttcatttaaccaaaaaattcggggaagttgagaaaaagttgcagctgttcaaaaataagtgaaaaatgaaaaagggagaaatgccacgcaagccaccaaagaaatttttgaagtttacggagacgatgctgtatcagttggtgtagcacaacaatggttcgctcgcttccgttatggaaatttcgatgtgaaagatgcatctcgctctggtcgacctatcgtttaaaaagtcgatgaaactatggaaaagattgaacAGGTCACATAAGCAACTATGAGATCACTAAGTAACTTAACATTCATTAGAAAGCCTGTGAagattacttgtcgcagtttttcgtcgagaaaccagaaaagttttacactaatggaataatgtctctagtggaaaaatggaaaaaagtggtcgaccaaaatggtacatatttggttcattaaattcattataactatgaaaaaaaagttgatgtTTGATTAGAAGTACGAAAAGACTTTCTCGACTACTCAATACATATTAGGTAGCTGGGATGAAGAAAATATACCTACTAAATTTCTTTGGGATATCTTACCAACACTTGCCGTATATAAATGTCTTATCTCGAATTTCAAATGTCGTCTAAAAAAGCTTAGAGCAATAAAGCTTCGCTTTTGATTATAGATAAGACTAAAATGACTTTAAAATCACACAAATCTAATTCCCTACACCACATATGGTttgagatatttatatttatactccaAACAAGTTACTATATTAATTTagccacgaagtttttaacactcAGAAGGGATCTTcgtagaccctataaaataGATATCTCAATGGACAACCCAACCTACCGAGCTaattcgatttagccatgtcgcTCTGTTTGGCTGTTTACCAGTCTATATAAAGATAAATTGTTACTTCTGTGTTgaa from Bactrocera tryoni isolate S06 chromosome 3, CSIRO_BtryS06_freeze2, whole genome shotgun sequence harbors:
- the LOC120771526 gene encoding general odorant-binding protein 56d-like, whose amino-acid sequence is MKFFAVAVLLAFVAVAAAQEESDYIGIGKLTEEQKQKAHALGIECLKETGASEEAIRAHIKGDDSQVDGKVKCFIKCMLGKFGYVENGEVNEENLQNFLGKLIGEEKAKAAQAKCNGLKGTDECDTAYQIRQCYSADYNGFAF